A section of the Schistosoma haematobium chromosome ZW, whole genome shotgun sequence genome encodes:
- the VPS52_1 gene encoding Vacuolar protein sorting-associated protein 52 (EggNog:ENOG410V63W~COG:U) — MNVDVISESLKTEIEEIALKSGIDVRDYAAQVESELTKIEESLIKTYITVSPEVASLHNQIISCDAILERIENILTNFHEDLGAISTEIQDLQSKSLQMNTRLQNRQVVRSNLSQFLSDMAIPEELIRHIMYTPVTEQEFLENLHELNHKMNFSSEQSMADYKSFNDVSVLLKKLRIKAVTKIREFLLGKIYSLRKPLTNYQVPQNQMLKFRFYNSFLLAHDREIAKEVRVEYINTMSKVYYAYFKAYGGKLTKLQLDTTYEKDDLLGKNPDKYNSASSTSSLMFNSITNVTNNPTVSVSSNSGTRVGLFGLSDRALRVLSKSNLESAIILPHVASNVDAKYPIEVLFRSIHYALLDTACREYYFLSDFFLLSTETESVDSPPSCDQSTPNQGRTQSGVALAHLFEQVMSRSLSWIHKFTGTFMISSCSHDAIGLLICLQLLHALLRLAKERGVPVLDDFWGKMTETLWVRVTDRLDVHIASMLQYLDVSSFSTDARDIMKSNLSTLNVNIPTNATGNTTVSLHPKMYALIRPHWIARRYAELAASLHSIGHQFPGTPLFDDSMSKSKSSESSNLQYSLHNEPTFQQNLANLKPALDPRILSRLAQLQNQFEHVLNSLAKTFSRPKLAHIFLINNYDLVISVLTEHGAADSSEVTRCREAVAKHMTSYIDEALSPYFGCLISFVRDVEARSTSECHHLSKNQDEVTQNIRSEEARVTRIVKGFNIDWKNSIEKIHDEIMMEFANFTLGTQIFQGLLAQLIQHYHRFQKVMTQSPYKNMPIRNQLVNIHQITNEMKKCKTNFS, encoded by the exons ATGAATGTCGATG TCATTTCAGAGTCACTGAAAACGGAAATAGAAGAAATAGCTCTAAAATCG GGAATTGATGTACGTGATTATGCTGCTCAAGTTGAATCAGAGTTAACGAAAATAGAAGAATCACTTATAAAGACAT ATATAACGGTCAGTCCTGAAGTAGCTAGTTTGCATAACCAAATTATCTCATGTGATGCTATCCTAGAG CGGATAGAAAACATACTGACTAATTTTCATGAAGATTTGGGTGCCATTAGCACAGAAATCCAGGATTTGCAAAGCAAATCTCTACAAATGAACACTCGGTTGCAAAACAGACAG GTTGTTCGGAGTAATTTAAGCCAGTTTCTTTCAGATATGGCCATTCCTGAAGAGCTTATACG ACATATCATGTACACTCCTGTTACTGAACAAGAGTTCCTTGAAAACCTTCATGAATTAaatcataaaatgaatttcTCGTCAGAGCAATCTATGGCGGATTACAAATCATTTAACGATGTTAGTGTACTTCTAAAAAAGTTGAGAATTAAG GCTGTTACAAAAATCCGGGAATTTCTGTTGGGTAAAATATACTCCTTACGTAAGCCACTTACAAATTATCAAGTTCCTCAAAACCAAATGCTGAAATTTCG ATTTTACAATTCGTTCCTCTTAGCTCATGATCGAGAGATAGCTAAAGAAGTTAGGGTGGAGTATATCAATACGATGAGTAAAGTTTACTACGCCTATTTTAAGGCTTATGGTGGTAAATTAACCAAATTACAA CTTGATACAACTTATGAAAAAGATGATTTATTAGGGAAAAATCCAGATAAATACAATTCTGCATCATCTACATCCAGTCTGATGTTCAATTCAATTACTAATGTTACTAATAATCCAACCGTATCAGTGTCTTCTAATTCTGGAACACGTGTTGGACTTTTTGGATTAAGTGATCGTGCACTTCGTGTACTTAGTAAATCGAATCTAGAAAGTGCTATTATTTTACCACATGTGGCCAGCAACGTGGATGCTAAA TACCCTATTGAAGTTTTATTTCGTTCCATTCACTACGCGCTTCTGGATACTGCATGTCGAGAATATTATTTTCTGTCAGATTTCTTCCTTCTTAGCACGGAAACTGAGTCTGTTGATTCACCACCATCTTGTGATCAAAGTACACCCAATCAAGGTCGAACTCAAAGTGGCGTAGCCTTAGCTCATTTATTCGAGCAAGTTATGAGTCGTAGTTTAAGTTGGATACATAAATTTACTGGGACTTTCATGATTTCTTCTTGTTCTCATGATGCAATCGGTTTATTAATTTGTCTCCAGCTTTTACATGCTTTGCTTCGTCTGGCTAAAGAGAGAGGGGTACCTGTGTTGGATGA TTTTTGGGGTAAAATGACTGAGACTTTGTGGGTACGTGTTACTGATAGACTGGATGTACATATAGCATCCATGCTGCAGTATTTGGATGTCAGCAGTTTTAGTACAGATGCTCGTGATATTATGAAGTCCAATTTATCCACCCTAAATGTCAATATACCTACAAATGCTACCGGAAATACCACTGTCAGTTTACACCCTAAAATGTATGCTCTTATTCGTCCTCATTGGATAGCCAGACGTTATGCTGAATTAGCTGCTAGCCTACATTCAATCGGACATCAATTCCCTGGTA CTCCACTTTTTGATGACAGTATGAGTAAATCTAAGAGTTCAGAGAGTTCAAATTTACAGTACTCTTTACACAATGAACCAACATTTCAACAAAATCTTGCAAATTTGAAGCCTGCTTTAGACCCTCGTATCCTCAGTCGTTTGGCTCAATTGCAAAATCAATTTGAACATGTACTGAATTCTCTAGCCAAAACATTTTCACGTCCAAAATTAGCACACATATTTCTAATCAACAATTATGATTTGGTTATAAGTGTACTAACT GAACATGGAGCTGCTGATTCTTCCGAGGTTACTCGATGTCGTGAAGCTGTAGCGAAGCATATGACATCATATATCGATGAAGCCTTGTCACCTTATTTTGGTTGTCTGATATCTTTTGTTCGCGACGTCGAAGCCAGATCAACTAGTGAATGTCATCATCTGTCGAAAAATCAAGACGAAGTGACCCAAAATATTCGTAGTGAGGAAG CTCGGGTAACACGAATAGTGAAGGGCTTCAATATTGATTGGAAGAATTCGATTGAAAAAATACATGATGAAATCATGATGGAGTTTGCCAATTTTACTTTGGGGACACAAATATTTCAG GGTTTACTTGCTCAACTTATTCAACATTACCATCGTTTTCAAAAAGTGATGACACAAAGTCCCTACAAAAATATGCCTATACGTAATCAGTTGGTAAATATACATCAGAttacaaatgaaatgaaaaagtgTAAAACAAACTTTTCTTAA
- the VPS52_1 gene encoding Vacuolar protein sorting-associated protein 52, variant 2 (EggNog:ENOG410V63W~COG:U) produces MNVDESLKTEIEEIALKSGIDVRDYAAQVESELTKIEESLIKTYITVSPEVASLHNQIISCDAILERIENILTNFHEDLGAISTEIQDLQSKSLQMNTRLQNRQVVRSNLSQFLSDMAIPEELIRHIMYTPVTEQEFLENLHELNHKMNFSSEQSMADYKSFNDVSVLLKKLRIKAVTKIREFLLGKIYSLRKPLTNYQVPQNQMLKFRFYNSFLLAHDREIAKEVRVEYINTMSKVYYAYFKAYGGKLTKLQLDTTYEKDDLLGKNPDKYNSASSTSSLMFNSITNVTNNPTVSVSSNSGTRVGLFGLSDRALRVLSKSNLESAIILPHVASNVDAKYPIEVLFRSIHYALLDTACREYYFLSDFFLLSTETESVDSPPSCDQSTPNQGRTQSGVALAHLFEQVMSRSLSWIHKFTGTFMISSCSHDAIGLLICLQLLHALLRLAKERGVPVLDDFWGKMTETLWVRVTDRLDVHIASMLQYLDVSSFSTDARDIMKSNLSTLNVNIPTNATGNTTVSLHPKMYALIRPHWIARRYAELAASLHSIGHQFPGTPLFDDSMSKSKSSESSNLQYSLHNEPTFQQNLANLKPALDPRILSRLAQLQNQFEHVLNSLAKTFSRPKLAHIFLINNYDLVISVLTEHGAADSSEVTRCREAVAKHMTSYIDEALSPYFGCLISFVRDVEARSTSECHHLSKNQDEVTQNIRSEEARVTRIVKGFNIDWKNSIEKIHDEIMMEFANFTLGTQIFQGLLAQLIQHYHRFQKVMTQSPYKNMPIRNQLVNIHQITNEMKKCKTNFS; encoded by the exons ATGAATGTCGATG AGTCACTGAAAACGGAAATAGAAGAAATAGCTCTAAAATCG GGAATTGATGTACGTGATTATGCTGCTCAAGTTGAATCAGAGTTAACGAAAATAGAAGAATCACTTATAAAGACAT ATATAACGGTCAGTCCTGAAGTAGCTAGTTTGCATAACCAAATTATCTCATGTGATGCTATCCTAGAG CGGATAGAAAACATACTGACTAATTTTCATGAAGATTTGGGTGCCATTAGCACAGAAATCCAGGATTTGCAAAGCAAATCTCTACAAATGAACACTCGGTTGCAAAACAGACAG GTTGTTCGGAGTAATTTAAGCCAGTTTCTTTCAGATATGGCCATTCCTGAAGAGCTTATACG ACATATCATGTACACTCCTGTTACTGAACAAGAGTTCCTTGAAAACCTTCATGAATTAaatcataaaatgaatttcTCGTCAGAGCAATCTATGGCGGATTACAAATCATTTAACGATGTTAGTGTACTTCTAAAAAAGTTGAGAATTAAG GCTGTTACAAAAATCCGGGAATTTCTGTTGGGTAAAATATACTCCTTACGTAAGCCACTTACAAATTATCAAGTTCCTCAAAACCAAATGCTGAAATTTCG ATTTTACAATTCGTTCCTCTTAGCTCATGATCGAGAGATAGCTAAAGAAGTTAGGGTGGAGTATATCAATACGATGAGTAAAGTTTACTACGCCTATTTTAAGGCTTATGGTGGTAAATTAACCAAATTACAA CTTGATACAACTTATGAAAAAGATGATTTATTAGGGAAAAATCCAGATAAATACAATTCTGCATCATCTACATCCAGTCTGATGTTCAATTCAATTACTAATGTTACTAATAATCCAACCGTATCAGTGTCTTCTAATTCTGGAACACGTGTTGGACTTTTTGGATTAAGTGATCGTGCACTTCGTGTACTTAGTAAATCGAATCTAGAAAGTGCTATTATTTTACCACATGTGGCCAGCAACGTGGATGCTAAA TACCCTATTGAAGTTTTATTTCGTTCCATTCACTACGCGCTTCTGGATACTGCATGTCGAGAATATTATTTTCTGTCAGATTTCTTCCTTCTTAGCACGGAAACTGAGTCTGTTGATTCACCACCATCTTGTGATCAAAGTACACCCAATCAAGGTCGAACTCAAAGTGGCGTAGCCTTAGCTCATTTATTCGAGCAAGTTATGAGTCGTAGTTTAAGTTGGATACATAAATTTACTGGGACTTTCATGATTTCTTCTTGTTCTCATGATGCAATCGGTTTATTAATTTGTCTCCAGCTTTTACATGCTTTGCTTCGTCTGGCTAAAGAGAGAGGGGTACCTGTGTTGGATGA TTTTTGGGGTAAAATGACTGAGACTTTGTGGGTACGTGTTACTGATAGACTGGATGTACATATAGCATCCATGCTGCAGTATTTGGATGTCAGCAGTTTTAGTACAGATGCTCGTGATATTATGAAGTCCAATTTATCCACCCTAAATGTCAATATACCTACAAATGCTACCGGAAATACCACTGTCAGTTTACACCCTAAAATGTATGCTCTTATTCGTCCTCATTGGATAGCCAGACGTTATGCTGAATTAGCTGCTAGCCTACATTCAATCGGACATCAATTCCCTGGTA CTCCACTTTTTGATGACAGTATGAGTAAATCTAAGAGTTCAGAGAGTTCAAATTTACAGTACTCTTTACACAATGAACCAACATTTCAACAAAATCTTGCAAATTTGAAGCCTGCTTTAGACCCTCGTATCCTCAGTCGTTTGGCTCAATTGCAAAATCAATTTGAACATGTACTGAATTCTCTAGCCAAAACATTTTCACGTCCAAAATTAGCACACATATTTCTAATCAACAATTATGATTTGGTTATAAGTGTACTAACT GAACATGGAGCTGCTGATTCTTCCGAGGTTACTCGATGTCGTGAAGCTGTAGCGAAGCATATGACATCATATATCGATGAAGCCTTGTCACCTTATTTTGGTTGTCTGATATCTTTTGTTCGCGACGTCGAAGCCAGATCAACTAGTGAATGTCATCATCTGTCGAAAAATCAAGACGAAGTGACCCAAAATATTCGTAGTGAGGAAG CTCGGGTAACACGAATAGTGAAGGGCTTCAATATTGATTGGAAGAATTCGATTGAAAAAATACATGATGAAATCATGATGGAGTTTGCCAATTTTACTTTGGGGACACAAATATTTCAG GGTTTACTTGCTCAACTTATTCAACATTACCATCGTTTTCAAAAAGTGATGACACAAAGTCCCTACAAAAATATGCCTATACGTAATCAGTTGGTAAATATACATCAGAttacaaatgaaatgaaaaagtgTAAAACAAACTTTTCTTAA